From Candidatus Binataceae bacterium, the proteins below share one genomic window:
- a CDS encoding alpha/beta hydrolase yields the protein MSRDNVSVVVVHGAWADGSSWAKVIGLLAAEGVRVLAAPLPLTSFADDTAALERALERVSGPVVVAAHAYAGAVIAATRNEKVKALVYVAALAPEEGETVADVFYRTEPHPLAPKLAPDNHGLIYLPEEAFGAAFAQNAAADELALLFAVQRPISPSCITVPMTRPLWKDRPSWFLTAEHDRMIVLETQRFMAERMHARVRSHSVDHAPIVTAPRLVVDIISDAIKEACSS from the coding sequence ATGTCGCGCGACAATGTGAGTGTTGTTGTAGTCCACGGAGCTTGGGCGGACGGATCGAGCTGGGCCAAAGTCATCGGGCTGCTGGCTGCCGAAGGCGTCAGGGTGCTAGCGGCGCCGTTGCCCCTGACTTCGTTTGCCGATGATACGGCGGCCCTTGAGCGCGCCTTGGAGCGAGTTTCCGGTCCGGTAGTCGTCGCCGCCCACGCTTATGCCGGGGCCGTAATCGCGGCCACACGGAATGAGAAAGTGAAGGCCCTCGTCTACGTCGCCGCCCTCGCTCCTGAGGAAGGCGAGACGGTCGCCGATGTGTTCTATCGTACCGAACCTCACCCGCTGGCTCCAAAATTGGCACCGGACAATCATGGGCTGATCTATCTGCCGGAGGAGGCGTTCGGCGCGGCTTTCGCGCAGAATGCCGCTGCCGACGAATTGGCCCTACTCTTCGCGGTTCAGCGGCCGATTTCGCCCTCGTGCATCACGGTACCTATGACCCGTCCACTTTGGAAAGACCGCCCCAGCTGGTTTCTCACGGCGGAACACGACCGCATGATCGTCCTCGAGACGCAGCGCTTTATGGCGGAGCGGATGCACGCTCGGGTGCGGTCGCATTCTGTAGACCACGCACCCATCGTTACTGCGCCTCGCCTGGTCGTCGACATCATAAGCGATGCAATCAAGGAAGCGTGCAGCAGCTGA